Below is a genomic region from Paraburkholderia sp. BL23I1N1.
CGGGCTGCGGCCGCGGTGAGCAAGGCATTTGAAACGGCTGTTGCCCGGGGCGAAGTGTCGATTGAGGATCTGTTCGATCAGCACTATGTGCCCGTTGCGGGGAGCAATCCGGCTCAGTTCACTACCCGGTTTACTGCTTTTACCGATCGGGTGTTGCCCGCTATTCAGGAGCCCTTCCTCGGACTCGATCCACGTGTTGCGTTTTGTGCTGCTGTCGATGTGCGTGGTTATCTGCCTACGCATAATCTGAAGTTTTCGTTGCCGCAGCGCGAGGACGTGGTCTGGAATATGGCTAATTGCCGGAACCGGCGGATGTTCGATGATCGTACCGGGATTGCGGCTGCTTCGCATGTTAAGAAATTTTTGTTGCAGACGTATCGGCGTGATATGGGTGGCGGGCAGTTTGTTTTGATGAAGGATGCGTCGGCGCCTGTGGTTGTCGCCGGGCGGCATTGGGGTGGGGTTCGGATTGGGTATAAGGTTTGAAGGTTTTTTTGCCTGCCCGGCGCTTGGTTGTTTGCCTGTGGCGCTGGCCTTTCCTTGTTTTGTTACCGTGATGAACCAGACTTCCTCTTCCGTTTATATCGGCATCGACGTCAGCGGTAGCACCCTCGACGTTGCCATCCACGACACGACCGAACATTTCAGTGTCGACAATGAAACCGTCGCCATCGACCAGCTGGTCCAGCGTCTGATCACGCGGGGTCCCACCCTGATCGTCATGGAGGCCACCGGCAAGCTCGAACTTGCCGTGCTCAAGGCGCTCTGTCAGGCCGGCCTGCCCGCTGTCGCGGTTAATCCCCGGCAGGTGCGCGACTTTGCCAAAGCCACCGGCAAACGGGCGAAGACAGACCGCATCGACGCGTTCGTCATTGCCCATTTCGCCGCCGTCATCAAACCCGTCGTGCGTCCACTGAACGATGTGCAGACCGAGCAGCTGCAAGCGCTGCTGCTGCGCCGTGCCCAGCTCATCGACATGCTCGTGGCCGAGAAGGCCCGCCTGGAGCGCGCACACGCCGCGGCGAAGGAAAGCCTCAATGACCACATCAAATGGCTCAAACAGCAGCTCACCGTCGCGGACAAGGACATCGATTCGTTCATGCGCTCTTCGCCCGCCTGGCGCCAGAGGGAAGATCTGCTGCGCTCGGTGCCCGGTATCGGCCCCGGTGCCGCGGCTACGCTGATCGCCTTCATGCCCCAGCTCGGCTCGCTGAACCGCCGCGAGATCGCCGCCCTTACCGGCGTCGCGCCGTTCAATTGCGACAGCGGCAAGCACACCGGCAAGCGTCGCATTCACGGCGGTCGTGCCATCGTGCGGCGCGCGCTTTACATGGCCTGCATACCTGCGCTGCGCTTTAATCCGGTGATCAGGGCCTTTTACGACCGTCTGCGCAAGGCTGGCAAACCGTTCAAGGTGGCCATGACCGCGTGCATTCGCAAGCTCATCGTGACGCTCAACACCATGGTCCACAACTCGACCCCATGGAGACCATCGGCTGACTGACTTCCCGCATGGCTGAGCCGCCTGTGGCGCTTTAACCCAGGCACTCGCGGCCCCCGTGCCCACCCTTGTGCAGGTCACTCAATCGTGCAGGTCGCGAGGACGACTCGCGCGCGCAAAATGCTCCCTGACGCTGACAATTTCTATCTTGAGTAACTGCTCGCCGCTTGACTTCCAATACGGTTGCTTCTCTTTGCGGCAGGCAAAGAGAAGTGAGTGCCGCCCCGCACAGGGGCAACGCTAATAGACCACTAACAAAACA
It encodes:
- a CDS encoding IS110 family transposase: MNQTSSSVYIGIDVSGSTLDVAIHDTTEHFSVDNETVAIDQLVQRLITRGPTLIVMEATGKLELAVLKALCQAGLPAVAVNPRQVRDFAKATGKRAKTDRIDAFVIAHFAAVIKPVVRPLNDVQTEQLQALLLRRAQLIDMLVAEKARLERAHAAAKESLNDHIKWLKQQLTVADKDIDSFMRSSPAWRQREDLLRSVPGIGPGAAATLIAFMPQLGSLNRREIAALTGVAPFNCDSGKHTGKRRIHGGRAIVRRALYMACIPALRFNPVIRAFYDRLRKAGKPFKVAMTACIRKLIVTLNTMVHNSTPWRPSAD